GCCCTTCCAGCacctctggcagcaggagctgtgcagaacGTGCCCTCGGGCTCGGCTCACCCCACCAGCACCGCCCCAGTTTGCTTTCAGTTTCTATTCCCTGGCAcgctcagcagcaccagaagATAACTCCCCTTCCCACACAACAGGAAAAAGCTTTCCCTCAGGAAGGCAGAGATCACACTGGCTCATTAGCAgtttctgatttatttattgcaCCCTCCATGTCCCGAGGGCCGTTCAGGGGAACTGAATTCCCgacctgcccagccccaccaggtgctgtccccatggcacagcctggtGCCACCGTGCCTGTCCCCTCGGCAGGGCCCAGGCCAGGGGCTGCACCCCAGGGTGAGCCCAGCCCTGACACGGGGCAGTGCTTGGCACAGCACCCCACAGACAAGAGAAGGATAAAAAAGGTAAGGAAGGATAAAAATCAGTAAGGAGCACACTCCCAGACGTTCTCCctctcccagagctggaggctgaGCCCCATGGTGCttggagggcagcacagcagccctgaaaGCTTTGAGAGCTCCCCCTGTGTCACCACTGGAGCAGCCCAGAACGTGGAAAAGGTCCAGAATTAAAACAGTCATTTAAaaatgccagcagctccctgcagggaggatgGCTTTGCACTGGTCACTGTGACAAGGAACAGCTCTGTCCCACagcctgtgtggggctgggctggcactgctctgtccATCTCGCcgtgggacatggggacagcccatCCCCGTGCCCAGGAGGGACAGCTGgctcccagggaggtgctggtgccactggggtggcacaggacgCTCAGCccacactggtgtcactggaTGAGCCCggtgctctgggcagggctggtggggggctctgtcctgctgccccccagctccctgcaccgctctgggacaggagaggggaggCAGAGTCAGGGCAAGGCTCACgtcctgcctctgcctggcacagagggcaTTTTCTTGTTCCCAGGAGCTgtttcagagctgtgtttgGTTCAGGATGAGGCTCCCGTTGATAACAGCCCCAtggctcagctgctgtgagcagtgcTTGCACTGAGCCAAGGACTCCCCGGGCTGCCcgggcagggaggagctggcaggggcagagccagcagagctgccccagtgcccagaggaggttgcagagcacagggcatgGTGCTGGACGAGACACTGGGGGGATGTGGCCGAGGGGTCTGGCCACTGCTCAGGGGGTGGTGAGCAAGCACCCTGTGCACCACTGGCTTTGGATCTTCCTTTATGGTTGTGGTAATTTTCCTTTTCGTTTCTGTTCTGTTTAACTGCCCCATCTCAGCTCAAGAGTTTTTACCTTTCCTCTGATTCTGTGCCACCCCTCTGCAGGGGGAGTGAAGGGCtctgtggtgctgagctgctgctggcttgaACCACCAGAGCTCACCACGAATCCCCAAGGCTGGGGAGACCCAGTTCTTGGCAGGGGCTCCAGCtcacccccccagccccctgcagcccccactgTGCTGCTGGACAGGTCAGATCCCCAcgggtgtccccagagccacactCACCCcatcctggcagagcagccagagcctcccctgcctcctccctgctggggaAATGCTGGAATCCTTCTAAGTCTGCAGACAGGAGGACTTGGAGAACGGGCTCCTGAGGGCAGAGAaacctgggctgggagtgctgctcACTTCCATCCCCtagggctgagcccccagcccaccccagcacccccagcccttcccagcatgGGCACCCAGCCCatctcagcacccccagctaTCCCAGGACAGGCACCCAGCCATCCTAGCATGAGCACCCAGccatcccagcacccccagccatCCCAGGACAggcccccagcccatccctgcatgagcccccagcccatctcagcacccccagccccagctctgtgagATGAAGGTGCTCGGGATGGTGATGGTGCCACCAGGGGAgaggccagcacagagcccatcaGCCACATCCACACCCTCCCCAGGCCCAGGGTGGCGTGGCCAAGGTCCCACAcacctgcagggcacagaaGGCCAGCGGGAGGCCgtgcctgtgcagctcctgcagcagctctgccagccccagcactgctgtgtaaTCGATGCTGCTGACGTGGCTGCAGTCCAGCAGCACGGGGcgagctggggatgctgctgggagagcacaaGGTCATGTCCCcatgagcagcagagccaggggtcccagagccagggcagggctgccagggtgGGGCAGTGGTGCTGTCACCGCTGGCACAcgcagagctgggcctgggcagcacctgccacccacaggaggtgacagccgtgtccccaggccagccagcagcactgtaCCTGCCAGAGCACGGCTGCACACCGAGTTCCTCAGGTGCTCCACGGCTGGGAAGTGCAGGCTGCTCCCCGGCTGCACCAGCAGCACGGCCCCCTCTGAcacctgggggggacaggggctCAGGGATGTCACCTCCCCatcagggacagccacaggggCTCAGGGATGTCACCTCCccaagcacagggacagccacaggggCTCAGGGATGTCACCTCCCCATCAgggacacaggcacaggggctcagggctgtgcagagacAGCCACAGGGGCTCAGGGATGTCACCTCCCCAAGCACGGACACAGGcacaggggctcagggctgtgcagggacagccacaggagctcagggatgtCACCTCCCCatcagggacagccacaggggCTCAGGGATGTCACCTCCCCATCAGGGACAGCTCCCAtgtcactccctgccctcctggatggagtgggaggagcaggagcccccATCCCTCAGGGAACCCCTCCAGctctcagcccagcaccagcagtgcctgggctctctcctgctctctcctaaggattttccctctcctgccctccagcctgAGGATTTTCCCCTCCTCGTGCTCCTTTAGAggggtccctgtgctgtgcccgtgGCATCCTgcaccccagcacctccctgccctcaggagccccctcccagctccctgccacgTCCAAGGGTGTGAGAAATGGATTTGTCAGGATTCCCAAAACCTGACAGAAAGCTCACACAGTCCTGCACCAGTGCGTGCAAACTCTGAGAGATAAGGGGTGCTGGCTTAGGAAGGCCATGGGATAGAGATGACATTGTTGAGAGGGAGATTGAactagaaacaagtttcaaCAAGTTTCAAACGATGGCCTTGCAAAAAGACCAGATATTTTGGAGAATTACAGctgtgaaagatgcattgttaacagcagcactgtgtggCAAAAGCTAATAGGCTGGAAATCATTTCTAAGGGATTGCAACCAGGAAACAGGCTGGCTTCTGATGGAATGGTATTATGTTTTACATCTCCTATGTCTCACCCTTCATTGGGACTGATAATGGaataaaatcctttaaaaagcctctcagttgccccatctctgaAAAGCTGGGAAAACCAACACAAGGgcaggggagaagggagaagctCACCTTTATTGGGGGCCTGGCAATGGAGTGGAGCAGGAGAAGGCCAGAAACCAGCACCCCAGCCACGATTCCATACTGCACCTCCCAGAAACACAGCAGGAACGTCACACACAGGGGCACAAggtccagccctgcaggagagagaggccaggctggctgtggctgctcctggtgccacaGGGCACTCGGTGACAGTGCCAGCTCTgcgggcacagccaggctgcaccCTGGGTCTGGAGGAATCCACtcagtgcaggggctggggcagctgcggtggagctgcaggctgagctcagggtgggagccctggggaggggctgggaagtGTCCCCTCTGCGTGacaagggacacagggacccTGGAGCACATGATGGGCAATTGAGAGAGTGATGGGACACTCAGACATTGATGAGACACTCAGAGATGCTCATAGACCATGATGGGACACTCAGAGATGGTGATGGGACACTCAGACAGTGATGGGACACTCAGACATTGATGAGACACTCAGAGATGCTCATAGACCATGATGGGACACTCAGAGATGGTGATGGGACACTCAGACAGTGATGGGACACTCAGAGACCATGATGGGACACTCAGAGATGGTGATGGGACACTCAGACAGTGATGGGACACTCAGAGATGCTCATAGACCATGATGGAACACTCTGAGACCAGCCCCAGACTTTGAATGTTTGTGAGAGGATAAAAGGATAAAAGCTCACAGGCTCCTTTGTTCTGGATCCCTCCTCCGAATCTCGAGCTGTCATTCTGTTATTTAGCTATGGCAccagaattaaattatttcaagaaTCTGCATGTCTGTGACCTTGCTATGGGAATCCTGGGGTAGAGAggagccctgctctgtgtgagaggggcaggggagccctgcaggggctcagtCCCAGCTCAGGGGTGGCTGTGACTGccagagtggctcctgcacggctgcactggggctctgcccctgccctcactggggctctgcccctgccctcacTCTGAACCCGCCAGAGCCTCCGGAAGATGCCAGCGTCGAACATGGGCACCACGGCCGAGATGATGACAGCAGCCAGCGCTGCCTTGGGGATGTAATAGAACAGAGAGGTCAGGTatgccagggacagcaggaccagggcaccTGCGGGAGAGGGACCCTCAGCCATGGGAACCTGGTACCCAGGGGTACCCAGCACCCAGGggcacccagcacccaggggcgcccaagggcagggcagggctgtacCTGTGACGAGCCCTCCCGCGGGGGTGCAGACCCCTGACTGGGCATTCACTGCTGTCCTGAAACACAAACGCAccgtgccaggctgtgccaggctgtgccaggctgtgccaggctgggcagggctggggctgctcctgcccactgCCCACACCCCACCCAGGAGAACCCACCCTGTTAGGGAGGAACAGCAGCGAGCCCCCGGCTTCAGGGActgcacagcaggcagggaggtggCCCTTGAGGAAGGGAGGGTGGCCACTGGGACacaagcacagcccagccaccaAGGTGGCCTGCTGGGGACCAGGACATGATCTCAGGGACCCACTGGCACAGCACATCTGCCACTCAGGACCTTGCAGAGCTCCCTCACCACCAccagtgccctgctcccctcgtGCTACCCACCGGCCAAAGCTGCCCGTGATGGGGTACGAGGAGACAAAGGAGCCCAGGACATTGGCAACACctggggagagaaaggagaggggctgggggacactgcTGGGTCTGTGTAACCAGGAAAGGGGCACTGCTGggtctgtgtcccctccctgaccCTGCAGGAGTGACTCAGCCTGTTCTGGAAATTCCTGAGCTGAGAGAACGCCTGGGGTGGGGGCAGCACGCAGGTAAGGCAGGGAGAAGctcaggaaggaagggagaagctcagggaggcagggctgcccagaCAGGATCTCAGGcagcccaggggctctgggacACCCGGTCCCACCCCTGCCCTCCCGAGCCAGCAGCTCTtacccagagccagcagctcctggctggggtcAATCCTGTAGCCATTCTGTGAGGCTGAAAGGAGAGGTTGGCGTTGGCCTGAGGCTCCCACAGGCACCTGCCACGCACACGGAGCAGAACCAGCAGTGATGGGACAGCGtgggccctgccctggcacccctgggcacagcagcaccccgAGACAACGCTCACCTCCTGGGCAAACTTCAGCTGGgcaccccagtgcccctcctgccagcccgTGCTGGGAACTGAGCCcggtccctcccagtgccccaaaaggagcagcaccttcccagcaccctgagccctgcagggacccctccccggcaccccaaaccccacagagacccctccccagcaccccaaaccccgcagagccccccaggagcccagggcaggccctggcacagccctacCAAAAGCCTTGGCGATGGCCACgctctccagcagccccatgAGCGGCACCACGGCCAGCCCGACGCCCATGTCCTGGGAGGGAGGATCCAGGGGGatcagggagggatccaggggggATCAGGGGGGCTGGGAGCCTGCACAGGaagcagggcagcccctgggaatggcagcacCCACCTGCAGCATGCTGGGGAAGGGGACGGTGCCgttgggcactgccagggagaaGGGTGGTGGCCGGAAGGGTGGCAGCCCCTGGGGGATGCTGCCCGTGAGCCTGAAGGGCTGGCAGCCCATCACCTGGAAGGAGTAAGCCACCAGGCCAGCAAACAGCACCACGAGGGCATTGCGTGCTGCCAAAGTGGAGAGAGCAGCCATGAGCCCTGCCCgaggccagggcagcaggagggggcaGGAGATGGTGCCCacactgctgggcactgcccagccctaGGAAGGGGCAGGAGATGGTGCCCacactgctgggcactgcccagccctaggaagggacacggggacaggagCCTTGGCacttctcctccctgccccacctCCAGGTCCTGGCCCCTGCCAGCCTTTCCCATTTcaggctctgccttccctgaCCCCAAGATGAGCCcgggaggggacaggcaggggacaggggacacacctGTGGCACAGATCCACACAATCAGGTGGCTGATCCTGACAGCCAGCGGGGCcgtggggacagcctggggcaggtggCTCTTCATGGCCCGCAGCCCTGCCAGCGCTgccaggcagctcagccccagcacagcgtccccagccctgcaagaggcacagcagtgccacccAAACCGCCGGAGAGCTCCAcagaggggagggcaggggcttTGTGTCACAGCCGAGAAatcagccccagggatggggagcagggctgaccTGGTCTCCCCAATCCTCCTCAGCGTCTCGTAGAGCTGCAGGAAGAACTGCCTCGGGATGCCCTGCAGGCCCAGGAtgttctgtgcaggcagaaaagctgctgacagcccagcccagccccgtgACCGCAGCCATTAGCCAACAcggcctggagctgctgccagagtCTCTGATTTGGGTTAACCACAAGGGAAGTgtggcagcccagcagagcccccgGTCCCTGCGAGGCCACCGAGGGGCTCCCGGGGCTGCAAACGACCCCCAGCTCCCAAATCTGCAAACCCACCGTGCCAGAGGATCGCCCAGTGCCTCCTGCAGGTGACCAGTGCCATGTCCTGGCTTTGCTGGTGTCCTGGATGCCACCAGCTGGTCACCAGCAGAGGGTGTTCAGCTCGGTCTGCTCCGAGCAGGGCGCTCAGGGACCCAGCAGAACCACGGGCAGGGGGTCCCGGGACCCCTTTGGGGCTGCTTCCCCCCACACTGAGCACACGGCCCAGCCCGTGCTGAACatcccagctgcacagcaccaggagagagctgcagaggcacCGGGACAGGGCAGGTCCTACCTTGACCTGGTTGAAGCTGATGGTGATGGAAGCAGCTGATGTAAACCCCTTAATGACCGGGCAGGAAATGAAATCCAGAAGGAATCCTGCATGGGATGGGAGGCGGTGAGCACATCCTGACCCcagtgggacagcaggacagcgCCAGTGTCCcggggagcagagaggaggaaggagcagctccaggctgtgcagcaACATCCCAAACACATCAGTGCACGGCAAGGGCATCTCACCGAGGCGCAGGAGCCCCAtggccagctggatgcagcccgAGAGGAAGGCGAGCAGGACGGCATAGGCGGGCTGGTGGAAGGCGTACGAGGACACCAGCAGGGACATGATGGCCGTGGGACCCAGCGTCACGTCCTTGGCCGTGCCCAGCAGGCAGTACACGAAGCAGCCCATGAAGGAGGAGTAGAGGCCGTActgcagggggacaggagggcactggcacagccctgggagccgGGAGAGGCCGGGCACGGCCCggactgggctgggctgctctcgGGTCACCGCAGGGCCCTTGGCACACGGGTGGCATCGTGCCCGGGGAATGGGCGAGTGCACAGCGCCAGCCCTTggtcacccagccctgcccagcccagcccagccgtgCCCGCCGCAGTGCCCGGGAGCGGGTCCGGCTCACCCGGCCGGAGCTCCGCGGGTCCGGTGCCGGCCCGGTACGCACCTGCAGCGGCAGCCCGGCCAGCTCGGCGTAGGCCAGCGCCTGGGGCACGGCGGTCAGGCCCACGGCCAGCCCGGCCAGCACGTCCAGCGGCAGCCAGGCCCGGGAGTACCGCGGGAGCCAGCGCAGCACCGGCAGCGCCGGCAGCGGGCACCGGGACCCCGGCATGGCCCGGACCCCCGCGGGCCGGTACCGGGGCGGAGCGGGACCCTCGCAGGTCGGTACCGGGGGCGGAGCGGGACCCTGCGGGTCGCTACTGGGAGCGGAGCGGGACCCCCGCC
This portion of the Zonotrichia leucophrys gambelii isolate GWCS_2022_RI chromosome 18, RI_Zleu_2.0, whole genome shotgun sequence genome encodes:
- the SLC26A11 gene encoding sodium-independent sulfate anion transporter isoform X2 — encoded protein: MPGSRCPLPALPVLRWLPRYSRAWLPLDVLAGLAVGLTAVPQALAYAELAGLPLQYGLYSSFMGCFVYCLLGTAKDVTLGPTAIMSLLVSSYAFHQPAYAVLLAFLSGCIQLAMGLLRLGFLLDFISCPVIKGFTSAASITISFNQVKNILGLQGIPRQFFLQLYETLRRIGETRSALLPIPGADFSAVTQSPCPPLCGALRRFGWHCCASCRAGDAVLGLSCLAALAGLRAMKSHLPQAVPTAPLAVRISHLIVWICATARNALVVLFAGLVAYSFQVMGCQPFRLTGSIPQGLPPFRPPPFSLAVPNGTVPFPSMLQDMGVGLAVVPLMGLLESVAIAKAFASQNGYRIDPSQELLALGVANVLGSFVSSYPITGSFGRTAVNAQSGVCTPAGGLVTGALVLLSLAYLTSLFYYIPKAALAAVIISAVVPMFDAGIFRRLWRVQRLDLVPLCVTFLLCFWEVQYGIVAGVLVSGLLLLHSIARPPIKVSEGAVLLVQPGSSLHFPAVEHLRNSVCSRALAASPARPVLLDCSHVSSIDYTAVLGLAELLQELHRHGLPLAFCALQEPVLQVLLSADLEGFQHFPSREEAGEALAALPGWERCRELGGSRTEPPTSPAQSTGLIQ
- the SLC26A11 gene encoding sodium-independent sulfate anion transporter isoform X4, encoding MPGSRCPLPALPVLRWLPRYSRAWLPLDVLAGLAVGLTAVPQALAYAELAGLPLQYGLYSSFMGCFVYCLLGTAKDVTLGPTAIMSLLVSSYAFHQPAYAVLLAFLSGCIQLAMGLLRLGFLLDFISCPVIKGFTSAASITISFNQVKNILGLQGIPRQFFLQLYETLRRIGETRAGDAVLGLSCLAALAGLRAMKSHLPQAVPTAPLAVRISHLIVWICATARNALVVLFAGLVAYSFQVMGCQPFRLTGSIPQGLPPFRPPPFSLAVPNGTVPFPSMLQDMGVGLAVVPLMGLLESVAIAKAFASQNGYRIDPSQELLALGVANVLGSFVSSYPITGSFGRTAVNAQSGVCTPAGGLVTGALVLLSLAYLTSLFYYIPKAALAAVIISAVVPMFDAGIFRRLWRVQRLDLVPLCVTFLLCFWEVQYGIVAGVLVSGLLLLHSIARPPIKVSEGAVLLVQPGSSLHFPAVEHLRNSVCSRALAASPARPVLLDCSHVSSIDYTAVLGLAELLQELHRHGLPLAFCALQEPVLQVLLSADLEGFQHFPSREEAGEALAALPGWERCRELGGSRTEPPTSPAQSTGLIQ
- the SLC26A11 gene encoding sodium-independent sulfate anion transporter isoform X1, with translation MPGSRCPLPALPVLRWLPRYSRAWLPLDVLAGLAVGLTAVPQALAYAELAGLPLQYGLYSSFMGCFVYCLLGTAKDVTLGPTAIMSLLVSSYAFHQPAYAVLLAFLSGCIQLAMGLLRLGFLLDFISCPVIKGFTSAASITISFNQVKNILGLQGIPRQFFLQLYETLRRIGETRSALLPIPGADFSAVTQSPCPPLCGALRRFGWHCCASCRAGDAVLGLSCLAALAGLRAMKSHLPQAVPTAPLAVRISHLIVWICATARNALVVLFAGLVAYSFQVMGCQPFRLTGSIPQGLPPFRPPPFSLAVPNGTVPFPSMLQDMGVGLAVVPLMGLLESVAIAKAFASQNGYRIDPSQELLALGVANVLGSFVSSYPITGSFGRTAVNAQSGVCTPAGGLVTGALVLLSLAYLTSLFYYIPKAALAAVIISAVVPMFDAGIFRRLWRVQRLDLVPLCVTFLLCFWEVQYGIVAGVLVSGLLLLHSIARPPIKVSEGAVLLVQPGSSLHFPAVEHLRNSVCSRALAAASPARPVLLDCSHVSSIDYTAVLGLAELLQELHRHGLPLAFCALQEPVLQVLLSADLEGFQHFPSREEAGEALAALPGWERCRELGGSRTEPPTSPAQSTGLIQ
- the SLC26A11 gene encoding sodium-independent sulfate anion transporter isoform X3, encoding MPGSRCPLPALPVLRWLPRYSRAWLPLDVLAGLAVGLTAVPQALAYAELAGLPLQYGLYSSFMGCFVYCLLGTAKDVTLGPTAIMSLLVSSYAFHQPAYAVLLAFLSGCIQLAMGLLRLGFLLDFISCPVIKGFTSAASITISFNQVKNILGLQGIPRQFFLQLYETLRRIGETRAGDAVLGLSCLAALAGLRAMKSHLPQAVPTAPLAVRISHLIVWICATARNALVVLFAGLVAYSFQVMGCQPFRLTGSIPQGLPPFRPPPFSLAVPNGTVPFPSMLQDMGVGLAVVPLMGLLESVAIAKAFASQNGYRIDPSQELLALGVANVLGSFVSSYPITGSFGRTAVNAQSGVCTPAGGLVTGALVLLSLAYLTSLFYYIPKAALAAVIISAVVPMFDAGIFRRLWRVQRLDLVPLCVTFLLCFWEVQYGIVAGVLVSGLLLLHSIARPPIKVSEGAVLLVQPGSSLHFPAVEHLRNSVCSRALAAASPARPVLLDCSHVSSIDYTAVLGLAELLQELHRHGLPLAFCALQEPVLQVLLSADLEGFQHFPSREEAGEALAALPGWERCRELGGSRTEPPTSPAQSTGLIQ